A region of the Syngnathus acus unplaced genomic scaffold, fSynAcu1.2, whole genome shotgun sequence genome:
GCACATTTGGACCCATATGAAGTCACTCTTTTGCCCTCTCAACAACCTGTAGCCCAAGCCTCCTCTACACCTGTAGGACAACTAGGCCAGGTTCTGTCAACCAGAGCAAGGAGTTTGACAAGTTACCGGTCAGCTGCACATTCACGACGATCCTCTCAGAGGTCAAACAGTCTCAGTCTGCGTCAAAGCACATCAGATATACAAGCAGCTGCATTAGAAGAGGAGATAAAGGGTTTGGAGCTTGCAGACCTACAACAGGAAATagaagaggaaagaaaggCTGACTTGGAGGCCGCAGCATTGGATGCCCAAGCCAGGGAAGGACAACGGCTACAAGAAGAGGCACATTTGGCTAAAGAGAGACTAGCTAAAGAGATGGGGAGACGCAGGCGCTTGAAGAAGCTGGAGAAAGAGGTACAAATTGCCAGTCTTGTGAAGACCTACCTATCAGAGACGAACGATGATGCCTTGTCCACTTCATCAGCTCCCGCTACATTCTCCAAGCCGTCCCTGCGATCACAGCCACCGCGGGTGCCCTTCGTTCTCACCCAGCATCCACCTGTACAACCGCCACCTCCAGCGCCCGTTCAAATACCACCTCCAGCTACTGTCCCTGGACAGATAGTAGCACCACCCGCTAATCTCATCACAAGTGCCCAAGCTAGTGTTCCTGTCAGCGCACCACCCATTGCAGCAACAGTAGCTGCATTTCCACCTGGACGTGTATCATCCTCGCCCGTCCTCCCCACGGTAACAAGCCATGCAGTTGGAACGCTACCGATTGCAAGTGGTGGCCCGTACGGGGAGCGTACAAGCTTCACAACACCACCACTGGCAACTTCAGTGATGCCACCACCTCCTACAATGCCATTTGCTCAACCCATTACACCAACTGCAACACCCGTCCCCGCTGCACCGCCTTGGACCTACCCAGGCATGGAGACCTTGATTGCTACATCCTATGGCATTCCCAAACCAACACTTCCCTTCTTTGAGAGTGGTAAAGAAAGTGACTTTGCACTTTTGAAGATGGCACTCGACAACTTGATGAACAGTCACACTCATCTCAGCGAACACTATAAATATCAACTGCTCCTGGGTCAGCTCAAGCTCCCGAGTGCTCTGCAGTTGGCCAAATCATACATGTATGACCCGGCACCATACACAGCCGCAGTGGGAGCTCTGCAAGACAAATACGGACAACCGAGACAACTGGTCCAAAGTGAATTAGGGCAATACTCAACTCCCCAGCTATCAAATGTGGAGATGCTGATGCATTCGACTCCTTTGCCCTCTCGGTCCAGTCACTGGTCGGTATGCTGCGCACGCTAGAGGGACCTGTAGGTTACGAGCTCCGGTGCGgttcccatgttgaccgcctGTTAAGCAAACTGTCTCCATCCCAGAGAGATGGATTTGTGGAATATTGCCTCGTTCGCGGCATCCTGCAGCCCGGTTCAGAGCTCACCTACTCCCTGCCTGACTTTGCCGCATGGCTCCAGATGAAGGCTCAAGCAAAGCGTCTGGCCAGTCGAGCTACCCTTCTCTATAACTCTACCGGGCCTTCTACACCTAAGAGAGAACAGTTTCGTGCAAAGCCCAGAGATAAGACCGCATCAGTCTTCCTCTGTACAAGGGAGAGAGCCACCAAAGAGACCACTCGGCCGAAGCCTCAAGCCTTCAAACTCAGCCCTTATTGCCCATTCTGTAACAATAAGGAGCACTATCTCAACTCATGTCTCGACTTCAAGAAACTGTCCCCTGCTGAGATTAAGAAGTGGATCCAGGAAGGTGACCGATGTTGGAGGTGCGGCCGGGCACACAAAGCTACAGCCTGCACGCTTAAACGGCCGTGTAAGACATGCAAAGAGAAACACCTTACAGTTCTGCATGATGCCATCCAAGAGTCTTCGCAGACAGTGCTGCTGGTTAGTAATCCAACACCCAGTATCTACATCGAACAGCCCAGAAGCCCTCAAAGAGTGCTACTGAAAGTTGTCAAAGTGCTTCTACATCATGGCGATCGCGTCCTTGAGACATTTGCAGTGCTTGGTTCAGAGAGAACGATTATCCTCCCTCAAGCTGTAGAACAACTACAACTCCCACAACACCCAGAGACGCTACATCTTAGGACCGTCCAGCAAGAGGTGAAGGAGCTGAAAGGTTCCTGCGTCAGCGTTCATGTATCCCCTGTCTTCAAGCCAAACCAGAAGTTTTGCATTCGACATGCGTTCACCGCAGATAGTCTTAGCTTGTCTGAGCACACGTACCCAGTAGCAGCTCTCCAGAAGCGCTATGAGCACCTCAAAGGACTTCCCTTGACGCCTATTCACAGAGCACAACCTCTACTCCTCATCGGCTCAGATATGGCCCATCTGCTCTCACCAACACAGCCCGTCCGATCAGGCCCATTTGGCAGTCCCATGGCAGTCTGTACAAGGCTCGGTTGGTCCTTGCAAGGTCCGTCGGACATCATTCCAGTTGCTTCTCACCAGCCTTACTGTTTTCACATCGCCACTGAATCACCATATACAGAACTTATCAGGAATGTGGAACGCCTTTGGCATATCGATACAGTTCCTTATATCAGTGAGAAGACTGCAACCCGTTCTAAGCAAGACCAGCGGGCTCTCACCCTCCTACAGACAGCCTCTGAACGCGTATCTATTGACGGTACTCAGCGCTATGCTACTCCACTGTTGAGGCGTCAGCCAGTCATCCCACTTTGTGCTTCGCCGGCTGCTGTGATGCCCAACCTACGTTGCACTGAACGGCGGCTAGCCAAGGACACAGTTCGAGCGGCTTCATACTGTACGGAGATGGACAAACTACTTCAGGCCGGCTACGTTTCAGAGATCTCTACGGAAGAGGCCGCAACTTTCACCGAATCGTGGTATGTACCACACCATATGGTGCACCACAATGGAAAGGACAGAGTTGTCTTCAATTGTTCCTTCTCCTTCAATGGCCTCTCATTGAATGACCAACTCCTCCCGGGACCGACGCTTGGTCCAACCATGATTGGTGTCCTGATGCGGTTTCGATGTCATGCTGTCGCCATCAGCGGAGATATCAAGTCAATGTTCCATCAGATCCGCTTGATGCCAAAAGACAAACCTCTCCTACGTTTCCTGTGGCGGGACATGCAAAGAACGTCTGAACCACGGATATACCAATGGGAGGTGTTACCATTTGGAACAACGTGTAGCCCCTGTTGCGCCGTCTTCGCCCTGCAGCAGCACGTCAGAGACCACGAACCTCCAGATCCCCCCCTCACGCATGTGATCGAGCAGTCCTTCTATGTCGACAATTGCCTCCACAGTGTAAGTAAACCAGAAGATGCCAAGGCTTTGGTCGATGACTTGCGAGCACTTCTGAGAAAGGGAGGTTTTGAGATCAGACAATGGGCCAGTAATGTGCCTGAAGTTGTCGCACACCTACCCCCTGAAGCACAATCGACTAGCAGTGAGCTATGGCTGTCCAAGGCCAGTGACAACCTTCAAGAGCCCACACTTGGACTGTGCCGGGATTGTTTGAGCGACACGTTGAGTTATAAGCATCGCTCTAACGAGCCTCTAGCTGCCACTCTACGTAACGTCTACAGCGTCCTTGCCAAGCTTTACGACCCATTGGGCTACATTGTGCCATTTACCACAAGATGTAAAGTGCTTGTCCAGGACATGTGGAAGGCTAACATTGGCTGGGATGACAAGATTCAACCATCTGAACTTCTCGGAAAATGGTTGAGTTGGGTGCAGGAAATTCCTACTCTGCAGCAACTCAAGTTATCTCGTCCCTATTCACCAGCCAGTGGAAATACCGTCAATGCAGCCCGTCATATTCACATCTTCTGTGATGCTTCAGAGCGCGCCTACGGATCAGTAGCTTACATGCAAATAACGGATGACAGACAACAAGTCTTCGTTTCCTTTGTGTTTGCCAGATCGAGAGTTGCGCCGCGTAAGCAGCTGTCCATCCCGCGTCTCGAGCTCAGCGCCGCACTTACAGGGGCACAGCTGGCAAAAGTGATCGAGACTGAGCTCACAGTAACGCCTGAGCACATCACTCTTTGGTCTGACTCCACAACAGTGCTGTACTGGATTAAATCAGAATCCTGCcgctacaaagtatttgtTGGAACACGTGTAGCAGAAATCCAGAATCTTACCAGTCCATCTCAATGGCGGTATGTTGGTAGTCTACACAATCCCGCAGATGACATAACCCGAGGACTCACCTTGAAAGAGATGGTGCAGGATCACCGCTGGAACAAAGGTCCACATTTCCTCCTTTTGCCAGAGAGAGAGTGGCCCATCATGCCCTCATCTGAGGCAGAACCAGACACTACCGAGTTAAGGAAGTCAGCCTTCGTGGGAGCAGTCTCCAGCGCCTTGCCCACACAACATCCTGACCTGAGTAAGTTCTCCACTTGGCAAGAGCTTCTTCAGGAAACCGCTAGC
Encoded here:
- the LOC119118902 gene encoding uncharacterized protein LOC119118902; this encodes MLRTLEGPVGYELRCGSHVDRLLSKLSPSQRDGFVEYCLVRGILQPGSELTYSLPDFAAWLQMKAQAKRLASRATLLYNSTGPSTPKREQFRAKPRDKTASVFLCTRERATKETTRPKPQAFKLSPYCPFCNNKEHYLNSCLDFKKLSPAEIKKWIQEERTIILPQAVEQLQLPQHPETLHLRTVQQEVKELKGSCVSVHVSPVFKPNQKFCIRHAFTADSLSLSEHTYPVAALQKRYEHLKGLPLTPIHRAQPLLLIGSDMAHLLSPTQPVRSGPFGSPMAVCTRLGWSLQGPSDIIPVASHQPYCFHIATESPYTELIRNVERLWHIDTVPYISEKTATRSKQDQRALTLLQTASERVSIDGTQRYATPLLRRQPVIPLCASPAAVMPNLRCTERRLAKDTVRAASYCTEMDKLLQAGYVSEISTEEAATFTESCGDIKSMFHQIRLMPKDKPLLRFLWRDMQRTSEPRIYQWEVLPFGTTCSPCCAVFALQQHVRDHEPPDPPLTHVIEQSFYVDNCLHSVSKPEDAKALVDDLRALLRKGGFEIRQWASNVPEVVAHLPPEAQSTSSELWLSKASDNLQEPTLGLCRDCLSDTLSYKHRSNEPLAATLRNVYSVLAKLYDPLGYIVPFTTRCKVLVQDMWKANIGWDDKIQPSELLGKWLSWVQEIPTLQQLKLSRPYSPASGNTVNAARHIHIFCDASERAYGSVAYMQITDDRQQVFVSFVFARSRVAPRKQLSIPRLELSAALTGAQLAKVIETELTVTPEHITLWSDSTTVLYWIKSESCRYKVFVGTRVAEIQNLTSPSQWRYVGSLHNPADDITRGLTLKEMVQDHRWNKGPHFLLLPEREWPIMPSSEAEPDTTELRKSAFVGAVSSALPTQHPDLSKFSTWQELLQETASSLHGAANTNTTAKCSATDFLQAEKLMT